In Planifilum fulgidum, a single window of DNA contains:
- a CDS encoding ATP-binding cassette domain-containing protein, whose product MRRPLCRPIARREIWGLIEELAREGTRVVVSTQYLDEVARCDEVLFLHRGRLLVQDSPENLIRRFPHRVFRIPEMREARLRELRRLRTVPGVVDAFPRGVHWIILAEGEEVLEPLKGHLARMGDTGGNRRSPSLRTCSSNGWGRRRSMIEICGLTRRYGSFRAVDNVSLTVTSGKIFGLIGANGAGKTTLIRMLCGLLPPGEGSASACWFRYREGQVPDPGADRLYVPEVFPLS is encoded by the coding sequence GTGCGAAGACCGCTTTGCCGACCGATAGCCCGCCGGGAGATATGGGGGCTGATCGAAGAGTTGGCGCGCGAGGGGACGCGGGTGGTGGTATCCACCCAGTATCTGGACGAGGTTGCCCGTTGCGACGAGGTGCTTTTTCTCCACCGGGGACGATTGCTGGTCCAGGACAGTCCGGAGAACTTGATCCGGCGCTTCCCCCATCGGGTGTTCCGGATCCCGGAAATGCGGGAAGCCCGGCTTCGGGAACTGAGGCGTCTCCGAACCGTTCCCGGCGTGGTGGACGCCTTTCCCCGCGGCGTCCACTGGATCATTCTGGCCGAGGGGGAAGAAGTGTTGGAGCCGCTGAAGGGACATCTGGCAAGGATGGGGGATACCGGCGGGAACCGGCGGAGCCCGAGTTTGAGGACGTGTTCATCCAATGGATGGGGGAGACGGAGAAGCATGATTGAGATTTGCGGGCTGACCCGGCGGTATGGTTCCTTCCGGGCGGTGGATAATGTATCATTGACAGTGACGTCGGGAAAGATTTTCGGCCTGATCGGCGCCAACGGAGCGGGAAAGACGACGCTGATCCGCATGCTCTGCGGGCTTCTTCCGCCCGGCGAGGGATCGGCTTCCGCCTGTTGGTTTCGATATCGTGAAGGACAGGTACCGGATCCGGGAGCGGATCGGCTATATGTCCCAGAAGTTTTCCCTCTGTCCTGA